A genomic window from Streptomyces sp. 846.5 includes:
- a CDS encoding D-alanyl-D-alanine carboxypeptidase has translation MDEPTRALRQVTIPQGPREHTEVPPVDAPEAWAHEQQTRELQTLDRQTHDQLTREEPVPGPSSSGLGQFGWGYREEPSAPSQPYGRPLSPSPETTAEAMDVLAALSRKPAGPLRRALKRITIWGGLLCFLLAILAIVQVLRPLPTPTLKMTADSAYAFTGSAPALAWPASGQATAEVSGLGTLGHSGSDDPVAIASVTKVMTAHLVLKDHPLKNGEQGPTITVDQQAVDDYNTGVKDQESVVKVTVGEQISEYQALQMLLIPSANNIARLLGRWDAGTDAAFVTKMQAEATALSMSKSTYTDPSGLQGTTRSTANDQLKLAEVVMQDAVFREIVSTPSFTPPGGTLVYNNNSNLGKNGVIGVKTGTSSAALGCLMWAAQTKVGGTTQTIVGVVLSQPATGGDGGGWLPNVLKNSQKVVVSAEQALTSHTVAKKGDIVGYVDDGLGGKTPVTVSKDVTVAGWGGLSVNISLTPVSGGLPHKAAAGTVVGSLVVGTGATAQTVPVVLQSELKQPTAATKLTRLG, from the coding sequence GTGGACGAGCCCACCCGGGCCCTGCGCCAGGTCACGATCCCGCAGGGCCCCCGGGAGCACACCGAGGTTCCCCCCGTCGATGCCCCGGAAGCATGGGCCCACGAGCAGCAGACCCGCGAGCTGCAGACCCTTGACCGGCAGACCCACGACCAGCTGACCCGCGAGGAGCCCGTCCCCGGGCCGTCCTCGTCCGGTCTCGGACAGTTCGGCTGGGGCTACCGCGAGGAGCCGTCCGCCCCGTCCCAGCCGTACGGCCGCCCGCTCAGCCCCAGCCCGGAGACCACCGCCGAGGCCATGGACGTGCTGGCCGCCCTCAGCCGCAAGCCGGCCGGCCCGCTGCGCCGCGCGCTGAAGCGGATCACCATCTGGGGCGGCCTGCTCTGCTTCCTGCTGGCGATCCTCGCCATCGTCCAGGTGCTGCGCCCGCTGCCGACGCCGACGCTGAAGATGACCGCGGACTCCGCCTACGCCTTCACCGGCTCCGCGCCCGCCCTCGCCTGGCCGGCCAGCGGGCAGGCGACGGCCGAGGTCTCCGGCCTCGGCACGCTGGGCCACTCGGGCTCGGACGACCCGGTGGCGATCGCCAGCGTGACCAAGGTGATGACCGCGCACCTGGTCCTCAAGGACCACCCGCTGAAGAACGGCGAGCAGGGCCCGACGATCACCGTCGACCAGCAGGCGGTGGACGACTACAACACCGGCGTCAAGGACCAGGAGTCCGTCGTCAAGGTCACCGTCGGTGAGCAGATCAGCGAGTACCAGGCGCTGCAGATGCTGCTGATCCCGTCCGCGAACAACATCGCCCGACTGCTCGGCCGCTGGGACGCCGGCACCGACGCCGCCTTCGTCACCAAGATGCAGGCCGAGGCCACCGCGCTGTCCATGTCCAAGAGCACCTACACGGACCCCAGCGGGCTCCAGGGCACCACCAGGAGCACAGCGAACGACCAGCTCAAGCTGGCCGAGGTGGTCATGCAGGACGCGGTGTTCCGGGAGATCGTCAGTACCCCTTCGTTCACCCCGCCGGGCGGCACGCTGGTCTACAACAACAACAGCAACCTCGGCAAGAACGGCGTGATCGGCGTCAAGACCGGTACCAGCAGCGCCGCCCTGGGCTGCCTGATGTGGGCCGCGCAGACCAAGGTCGGCGGCACCACGCAGACCATCGTCGGGGTGGTGCTGAGCCAGCCGGCTACCGGCGGTGACGGCGGCGGCTGGCTTCCCAACGTGCTGAAGAACAGCCAGAAGGTCGTCGTCAGCGCAGAGCAGGCACTCACGTCGCACACCGTGGCCAAGAAGGGCGACATCGTCGGCTACGTGGACGACGGCCTCGGCGGGAAGACCCCGGTGACGGTGTCCAAGGACGTCACCGTCGCCGGCTGGGGCGGCCTGTCCGTGAACATCTCGCTGACGCCGGTCAGCGGCGGCCTGCCGCACAAGGCTGCGGCGGGGACCGTGGTCGGCAGCCTGGTCGTCGGCACCGGGGCCACGGCGCAGACGGTCCCGGTCGTGCTGCAGTCCGAACTGAAGCAGCCCACCGCGGCGACCAAGCTCACCCGGCTGGGCTGA
- a CDS encoding helix-turn-helix transcriptional regulator, producing the protein MHSNESRAKAGGPVSSASINPTVRRRRLGAELRRLREQKGLTAEEVAQQLLVSQSKISRLENGRRSISQRDVRDLCEVYGVGDESLIDGLMTMARESRQRGWWHAFGDVPYSVYIGLEAEAISVRNYESLFVPGLLQTREYAHAVVTGIQPEATPEQNDKRTDIRMLRQDLIKDREDPMRLWAVVDEAALHREVGSPEVMRRQLAHLVEISQQPHINVQVLPYSVGAHPGMSGTFSILDFQDALDASVVYLEGVTSDLYLEKPSDVRLYSMMYEHLRAQALNPDLTRELVEQVAQTFER; encoded by the coding sequence ATGCATTCCAACGAATCCCGAGCGAAAGCCGGAGGACCCGTGTCGTCCGCCAGCATCAACCCCACCGTCCGCCGCCGTCGTCTCGGCGCCGAACTGCGCAGGCTCCGTGAGCAGAAGGGCCTGACCGCCGAGGAGGTGGCCCAGCAGCTGCTGGTCTCCCAGTCGAAGATCAGCCGACTGGAGAACGGCCGACGAAGCATCAGCCAGCGCGATGTCCGCGACCTCTGCGAGGTGTACGGGGTCGGCGACGAGTCGCTGATAGACGGCCTGATGACGATGGCCCGGGAGTCCCGGCAGCGCGGCTGGTGGCACGCCTTCGGCGACGTCCCCTACAGCGTCTACATCGGTCTTGAGGCCGAGGCGATCTCGGTGCGCAACTACGAGTCGCTCTTCGTCCCCGGCCTGCTGCAGACCCGGGAGTACGCGCACGCCGTGGTCACCGGGATCCAGCCGGAGGCGACTCCGGAGCAGAACGACAAGCGCACCGACATCCGGATGCTCCGCCAGGACCTGATCAAGGACCGGGAGGACCCGATGCGGCTGTGGGCCGTCGTCGACGAGGCGGCCCTGCACCGCGAGGTGGGCAGCCCCGAGGTGATGCGGCGGCAGCTCGCCCACCTGGTCGAGATCAGCCAGCAGCCGCACATCAATGTGCAGGTGCTCCCCTACAGCGTCGGCGCCCACCCCGGGATGAGCGGCACCTTCTCCATCCTCGACTTCCAGGACGCGCTCGACGCCAGCGTGGTCTACCTGGAGGGCGTCACCAGCGACCTGTACCTGGAGAAGCCCTCGGACGTACGGCTCTACTCGATGATGTACGAGCATCTGCGCGCCCAGGCACTGAACCCGGACCTGACCCGGGAGCTGGTCGAACAAGTGGCCCAGACCTTTGAGCGCTGA
- a CDS encoding MSMEG_1061 family FMN-dependent PPOX-type flavoprotein produces the protein MTTTAGTGTFEALRADAITDPEQLRELYEQPGEAAVRKQMDVLTPQTAALIGCSSLVLVASADPEGNCDVSPRGGPAGFVSVLDSRTVAIPDATGNKRLDTLHNVVATGRAGLLFLIPGRPTTLRVNGRACVSTRPDLLRQLTAVGKPPVSALVVGIEEVYPHCPKSLLRSSAWRPEQWLPKDAQPSSAEVTLAQLRLPGLTIADIEQTEADSLKYRYE, from the coding sequence ATGACGACCACTGCCGGAACCGGCACCTTCGAGGCCCTGCGGGCCGACGCCATCACCGACCCGGAGCAGTTGCGCGAGCTCTACGAGCAGCCCGGCGAGGCCGCCGTCCGCAAGCAGATGGACGTGCTGACGCCGCAGACGGCCGCACTGATCGGCTGCTCCTCGCTGGTCCTGGTCGCCAGCGCGGACCCCGAGGGCAACTGCGACGTCTCGCCGCGCGGCGGTCCGGCCGGGTTCGTCTCCGTGCTGGACTCCCGGACGGTGGCGATCCCGGACGCGACCGGCAACAAGCGCCTGGACACCCTGCACAACGTGGTCGCCACCGGCCGCGCCGGACTGCTGTTCCTGATCCCGGGCCGCCCCACCACCCTGCGGGTCAACGGCCGCGCCTGCGTCTCGACCCGTCCGGACCTGCTGCGGCAGCTGACCGCCGTGGGGAAGCCGCCGGTCAGCGCGCTGGTGGTGGGGATCGAGGAGGTCTACCCGCACTGCCCCAAGTCGCTGCTGCGGTCCTCGGCCTGGCGGCCGGAGCAGTGGCTGCCCAAGGACGCCCAGCCCTCCTCGGCGGAGGTGACGCTGGCTCAGCTCCGGCTGCCGGGGCTGACGATCGCGGACATCGAGCAGACCGAGGCCGATTCCCTGAAGTACCGCTACGAGTGA
- a CDS encoding GPP34 family phosphoprotein, whose protein sequence is MGKSRRTIPEELLLLALDPTTGTTAQPQTLDLGLAGAQLVELAMAGRIVPDGDRIAVVNPRPTGDPTLDHALELLRRRGSAVRAVHWIGGPRLGLRQTYLAHLERCEMVRAVPGQVCGVLPTTRYQASDDCTNSAIKERLDTAIRTGVPPDPRTAALAALAHAVGLGKHLYPGNEGRSSRSRLRDLIRYDPLGGMVAHAVMDVQNGLPAAQGRSGAQVAAPGRTAARPSVLPGMARAAVR, encoded by the coding sequence ATGGGCAAGAGCCGCAGAACAATTCCCGAGGAACTGTTGTTGCTCGCACTGGACCCGACGACCGGGACCACCGCGCAACCGCAGACCCTTGACCTCGGACTGGCCGGAGCACAGCTCGTCGAGCTGGCGATGGCCGGAAGAATAGTCCCGGACGGGGACCGGATCGCCGTGGTGAACCCACGGCCGACCGGTGATCCGACCCTGGACCACGCGCTGGAACTGCTGCGCCGTCGTGGCAGTGCGGTGCGTGCCGTGCACTGGATCGGCGGGCCCCGCCTGGGGCTGCGCCAGACGTACCTCGCGCACCTGGAGCGGTGCGAGATGGTGCGTGCAGTGCCGGGCCAGGTGTGCGGGGTGCTGCCGACGACGCGCTATCAGGCGTCCGACGACTGCACGAACAGCGCGATCAAGGAACGCCTGGACACGGCGATCCGGACCGGAGTACCACCGGACCCCCGGACGGCCGCCCTGGCAGCCCTGGCCCACGCCGTGGGTCTGGGGAAGCATCTCTATCCGGGTAACGAGGGCCGCTCCTCCAGGTCACGCCTTCGCGACCTGATCCGGTACGACCCGCTGGGCGGAATGGTCGCGCACGCCGTGATGGACGTGCAGAACGGCCTTCCGGCCGCACAGGGCAGGAGTGGCGCGCAAGTCGCCGCACCGGGCCGTACGGCAGCCCGACCATCGGTGCTGCCCGGAATGGCGCGGGCGGCCGTGCGCTGA
- a CDS encoding sugar porter family MFS transporter has protein sequence MTQTATAPPSALRRINPATLYFFGALGGILFGYDLGIISGILVVINKVWSLTGFEKGVLTASLSVGAMIGAGLAGRLSNRAGRRRTIMAAGAVVILGTVACSLAPTFDSLVGFRTLLGVGIGLSSATVPTYISELAPARIRGAMGALNQIFIVSGILIAFLVSYWLQPHHLWRWMFAGAIVPAVILIVGLTLLPETPRWLLNTGKEDEARAVLASTHGREGDDIDAEVASIREVIALDSQQSGRIRDLGAGWVRPMLFVALLLAVGQQFSGVNAINAYFPTMLVSLGFTANTALLSAIILGVTKLAFTAWVVFVVDRWGRKPLLLIGNVVMVITLGLTGWVILNVHDKNTLGTLAVILLVLYLAGYELGWGAVVWVMMSEVFPLKVRSIGMGVGAVVLWAATGIISAVFPIMSDHNHLGLGKSMYVFAGINALLFVLTWLLVKETKQQSLEQIELRLRDAA, from the coding sequence ATGACCCAGACCGCAACCGCACCGCCGTCCGCACTGCGCAGGATCAACCCGGCGACGCTCTACTTCTTCGGTGCCCTCGGCGGCATCCTCTTCGGCTACGACCTCGGGATCATCTCCGGCATCCTGGTCGTGATCAACAAGGTCTGGAGCCTGACCGGCTTCGAGAAGGGCGTGCTCACCGCGAGCCTCTCGGTCGGCGCGATGATCGGGGCCGGGCTGGCCGGACGGCTGAGCAACCGGGCCGGCCGCCGCCGCACCATCATGGCCGCCGGCGCGGTCGTCATCCTCGGGACCGTCGCCTGCTCGCTGGCGCCCACCTTCGACTCCCTGGTCGGCTTCCGCACCTTGCTCGGCGTCGGCATCGGCCTCTCCTCCGCGACCGTGCCGACCTACATCTCCGAGCTGGCCCCGGCCCGGATCCGCGGCGCGATGGGCGCGCTCAACCAGATCTTCATCGTCAGCGGCATCCTGATCGCCTTCCTGGTCAGCTACTGGCTGCAGCCGCACCACCTGTGGCGCTGGATGTTCGCCGGGGCGATCGTGCCCGCGGTCATCCTGATCGTCGGCCTGACCCTGCTCCCGGAGACCCCGCGCTGGCTGCTCAACACCGGCAAGGAGGACGAGGCCCGCGCGGTGCTGGCCAGCACCCACGGCCGCGAGGGCGACGACATCGACGCGGAGGTCGCGTCCATCCGCGAGGTCATCGCGCTGGACAGCCAGCAGAGCGGACGGATCCGCGACCTGGGGGCCGGGTGGGTCCGGCCGATGCTGTTCGTCGCGCTGCTGCTCGCCGTCGGCCAGCAGTTCAGCGGGGTGAACGCGATCAACGCCTACTTCCCGACCATGCTGGTCTCGCTGGGCTTCACCGCGAACACCGCGCTGCTGTCGGCGATCATCCTGGGGGTCACCAAGCTGGCGTTCACCGCGTGGGTGGTGTTCGTGGTCGACCGCTGGGGGCGGAAGCCGCTGCTGCTGATCGGCAATGTGGTGATGGTGATCACGCTCGGCCTGACCGGCTGGGTCATCCTCAACGTCCACGACAAGAACACGCTGGGCACGCTCGCGGTGATCCTGCTGGTGCTGTACCTGGCCGGGTACGAGCTGGGCTGGGGCGCGGTGGTCTGGGTGATGATGTCCGAGGTCTTCCCACTGAAGGTGCGGAGCATCGGCATGGGCGTCGGCGCGGTGGTGCTGTGGGCCGCGACCGGGATCATCTCGGCGGTCTTCCCGATCATGTCCGACCACAACCATCTGGGGCTGGGCAAGTCGATGTATGTCTTCGCCGGGATCAACGCACTGCTCTTTGTCCTGACCTGGCTACTGGTCAAGGAGACCAAGCAGCAGAGCCTTGAGCAGATAGAACTGCGCCTCCGCGACGCCGCCTGA
- a CDS encoding bifunctional FO biosynthesis protein CofGH: MRRALHRAREGVALDLGEAAVLLQARGDDLRDLCGTAARIRDAGLAAAGRPGVVTYSKKVFIPLTRLCRDRCHYCTFVTVPGKLRAEGHGLYLSPDEVLDIAREGAALGCKEALFTLGDRPEDRWPEAREWLDAHGYDDTLAYVRAMSIRVLEETGLLPHLNPGVLSWTDFQRLKPVAPSMGMMLETTATRLWSEPGGPHFGSPDKEPAVRLRVLEDAGRSNVPFTSGVLIGIGETYEERADALFALRRISRQYHGLQEVIVQNFRAKPDTAMRAMPDAELEELAATIAVARVILGPSARIQAPPNLVDSEYALIIGAGIDDWGGVSPLTPDHVNPERPWPHIEDLAARTAESGFELRERLTVYPEYVKHGEPWLDPRVLPHVRALADPETGLARPEALPVGLPWQEPDEAFRPSGRTDLHASIDTEGRSGDRRADFDEVYGDWEALREQAVEHSVPSRIDGDVREALRTAADDPTRLTDDQALALFHADGPALDALCGIADDVRRSAVGDTVTYCVTRNINFTNVCYTGCRFCAFAQRRTDADAYTLSLEQVADRAEQAWEVGATEVCMQGGIHPDLPGTAYFDIARAVKARVPGIHVHAFSPMEVVNGATRTGLSIREWLQQAKEAGLDSIPGTAAEILDDEVRWILTKGKLPAATWVEVVSTAHELGLRSSSTMMYGHVDQPRHWLGHLRLLGQIQERTGGFTEFVTLPFIHTNAPVYLAGIARPGPTLRDNRAVTAMARLLLHERIPNIQTSWVKLGSEGAAEMLRSGANDLGGTLMEETISRMAGSAYGSYESIRGLEAIAAAAGRPAAQRTTTYGEVPAERRAAALASDGHLPQLLPLAD; this comes from the coding sequence ATGCGCCGCGCGCTGCACCGCGCCCGCGAGGGCGTGGCGCTCGACCTGGGGGAGGCCGCCGTCCTGCTCCAGGCGCGCGGGGACGACCTGCGGGACCTGTGCGGCACGGCCGCCCGGATCCGCGACGCGGGCCTGGCGGCGGCGGGGCGGCCCGGGGTGGTCACCTACTCGAAGAAGGTGTTCATCCCGCTCACCCGGCTCTGCCGGGACCGTTGCCACTACTGCACCTTCGTCACCGTCCCCGGCAAGCTCCGCGCCGAGGGGCACGGCCTCTACCTCTCGCCGGACGAGGTCCTCGACATCGCCCGCGAGGGCGCGGCCCTGGGCTGCAAGGAGGCGCTGTTCACCCTCGGCGACCGCCCCGAGGACCGCTGGCCCGAGGCCCGCGAGTGGCTCGACGCCCACGGCTACGACGACACCCTCGCCTACGTCCGGGCCATGTCGATCCGGGTGCTGGAGGAGACCGGGCTGCTGCCGCACCTCAACCCGGGGGTGCTGAGCTGGACCGACTTCCAGCGGCTGAAGCCGGTCGCGCCGTCCATGGGGATGATGCTGGAGACCACCGCGACCCGGCTCTGGTCCGAGCCCGGCGGCCCGCACTTCGGCTCGCCGGACAAGGAGCCCGCCGTCCGGCTGCGGGTGCTGGAGGACGCCGGCCGCTCCAACGTCCCCTTCACCAGCGGGGTGCTGATCGGCATCGGCGAGACGTACGAGGAGCGGGCCGACGCGCTGTTCGCGCTGCGGCGGATCTCCCGGCAGTACCACGGGCTGCAGGAGGTCATCGTCCAGAACTTCCGGGCCAAGCCCGACACCGCGATGCGCGCCATGCCCGACGCCGAGCTGGAGGAGCTGGCCGCGACCATCGCCGTGGCCCGGGTCATCCTCGGCCCCTCCGCCCGGATCCAGGCCCCGCCGAACCTGGTCGATTCTGAGTACGCGTTGATCATCGGCGCCGGCATCGACGACTGGGGCGGCGTCTCGCCGCTGACGCCGGATCACGTCAACCCCGAGCGCCCCTGGCCGCACATCGAGGACCTGGCCGCGCGCACCGCCGAGTCCGGTTTCGAGCTGCGCGAGCGGCTCACCGTCTACCCGGAGTACGTGAAGCACGGCGAGCCGTGGCTGGATCCGCGCGTACTGCCCCATGTACGGGCCCTGGCGGACCCGGAGACGGGCTTGGCGCGCCCGGAGGCCCTCCCGGTCGGCCTGCCCTGGCAGGAGCCGGACGAGGCCTTCAGGCCGTCCGGCCGGACCGACCTCCACGCGAGCATCGACACCGAGGGCCGCTCCGGCGACCGCCGCGCCGACTTCGACGAGGTCTACGGCGACTGGGAGGCCCTGCGGGAGCAGGCCGTCGAGCACTCCGTCCCGTCCCGGATCGACGGCGACGTGCGGGAGGCGCTGCGGACCGCCGCGGACGACCCCACCCGGCTGACGGACGATCAGGCGCTGGCCCTGTTCCACGCCGACGGGCCGGCCCTGGACGCGCTCTGCGGCATCGCCGACGACGTGCGGCGATCGGCCGTCGGGGACACCGTGACCTACTGCGTCACCAGGAACATCAACTTCACCAATGTCTGCTACACCGGCTGCCGCTTCTGCGCCTTCGCGCAGCGCCGCACCGACGCGGACGCCTACACCCTCTCCCTGGAGCAGGTCGCCGACCGGGCGGAGCAGGCCTGGGAGGTCGGCGCCACCGAGGTCTGCATGCAGGGGGGTATCCACCCCGACCTGCCCGGCACCGCGTACTTCGACATCGCGAGGGCGGTGAAGGCCCGGGTCCCCGGCATCCATGTGCACGCCTTCTCGCCGATGGAGGTCGTCAACGGCGCGACCCGCACCGGACTGTCCATCAGGGAGTGGCTGCAGCAGGCCAAGGAGGCCGGACTGGACTCCATTCCGGGGACGGCGGCGGAGATCCTGGACGACGAGGTCCGCTGGATCCTCACCAAGGGGAAGCTGCCGGCGGCGACCTGGGTGGAGGTCGTCTCCACCGCGCACGAGCTGGGGCTGCGCAGCTCGTCCACGATGATGTACGGGCATGTGGACCAGCCCCGGCACTGGCTCGGCCACCTGCGGCTGCTGGGGCAGATCCAGGAACGCACCGGGGGTTTCACCGAGTTCGTGACGCTGCCGTTCATCCACACCAACGCGCCGGTCTACCTGGCCGGGATCGCCCGCCCCGGGCCCACCCTGCGGGACAACCGCGCGGTCACGGCGATGGCGCGGCTGCTGCTGCACGAGCGCATCCCCAACATCCAGACCAGCTGGGTGAAGCTGGGGTCCGAGGGCGCGGCGGAGATGCTGCGCTCCGGCGCGAACGACCTCGGCGGGACGCTGATGGAGGAGACCATCTCCCGGATGGCCGGATCGGCCTACGGCAGCTACGAGTCCATCCGGGGTCTGGAGGCCATCGCCGCAGCAGCGGGACGGCCTGCGGCCCAGCGCACCACCACCTACGGCGAAGTCCCCGCAGAGCGGCGAGCGGCGGCGCTGGCGTCCGATGGGCACCTTCCACAGCTGCTCCCACTCGCGGATTGA
- a CDS encoding DUF397 domain-containing protein, whose protein sequence is MTNDNGLNWKKSSYSGNGNCVEVAKPPAAVAVRDSKDPDGPALSFTPDAWTAFIAGVNDGTFEQNR, encoded by the coding sequence ATGACCAACGACAACGGCCTCAACTGGAAGAAGTCCAGCTACTCGGGGAACGGCAACTGCGTCGAGGTGGCCAAGCCGCCCGCCGCGGTCGCGGTCCGCGACTCGAAGGACCCGGACGGCCCGGCGCTCAGCTTCACGCCGGACGCCTGGACCGCGTTCATCGCGGGTGTCAACGACGGCACGTTCGAGCAGAACCGGTAA
- a CDS encoding DUF2092 domain-containing protein gives MTNDENENGPVRIPAPGAGQDLPGAATAGDGAPRGKGRRRVLVPAAIAVVAVAGVAAVPALAASQDPPSITAQQLLAKVLASKTQAFSGNVQATVDLGIPSQIAAAIPSAVAGSGGSTGQASQAQLAEKQLVALVSGGTHTFQVAADGKDRQLVSSSDSGTAFTLVHNGSSAWAYDAQGKSATHVTGLQAGAAATQDRGLTDPQQAATQALAALGSSTTVSMASPSVVADQSVYVLSVKPKGSGSTIGDVLISVDAANGLPLQVQVNPADGSDPILKIGFSTVSFATPAASTFDFTPPSGTKVVQQQSSGGAAAAGHGAVTEKGGAKDSKVVTANGGANDHSVNTIGTGWSTIYRFDAATSSAAASGKSGTAGQLSAIKSFGKQVPGGTLISTKLINVLVTDKGTVYAGAVTPALLEQAAK, from the coding sequence ATGACGAACGACGAGAACGAGAACGGCCCCGTGCGCATCCCCGCGCCCGGAGCGGGACAGGACCTGCCCGGCGCGGCGACCGCCGGTGACGGGGCACCGCGCGGCAAGGGCCGGCGCAGGGTGCTGGTCCCGGCCGCGATCGCGGTGGTCGCGGTAGCGGGGGTGGCTGCCGTACCGGCGCTCGCCGCTAGCCAGGACCCGCCGTCGATCACCGCGCAGCAGCTGCTGGCCAAGGTGCTGGCGAGCAAGACGCAGGCATTCTCCGGCAACGTCCAGGCGACGGTGGACCTGGGCATCCCCTCGCAGATCGCCGCGGCGATCCCGTCCGCCGTGGCGGGTTCGGGCGGCAGCACCGGCCAGGCCTCGCAGGCCCAGCTGGCGGAGAAGCAGCTGGTCGCGCTGGTCTCGGGTGGAACGCACACCTTCCAGGTGGCCGCGGACGGCAAGGACCGGCAGCTGGTCTCCTCCAGCGACTCGGGCACGGCCTTCACCCTGGTCCACAACGGCAGTTCGGCCTGGGCCTACGACGCGCAGGGGAAGTCCGCGACGCACGTCACCGGCCTGCAGGCCGGCGCCGCCGCCACCCAGGACAGGGGACTGACCGACCCGCAGCAGGCGGCCACCCAGGCGCTGGCCGCGCTCGGTTCCTCCACCACGGTGTCGATGGCCAGTCCCTCCGTGGTCGCCGACCAGTCGGTGTACGTGCTCAGCGTGAAGCCGAAGGGCTCGGGCTCAACCATCGGCGACGTCCTGATCTCGGTGGACGCCGCCAACGGGCTGCCGCTCCAGGTGCAGGTGAACCCGGCGGACGGCAGCGACCCGATCCTCAAGATCGGATTCAGCACTGTGTCGTTCGCCACTCCGGCGGCGAGCACCTTCGACTTCACCCCGCCGAGCGGGACCAAGGTGGTCCAGCAGCAGAGCAGCGGCGGTGCGGCTGCGGCCGGTCACGGCGCGGTTACCGAAAAGGGCGGAGCGAAGGACTCGAAGGTCGTCACGGCGAACGGTGGCGCGAACGATCACAGCGTCAATACGATCGGCACCGGTTGGAGCACGATCTACCGGTTCGACGCTGCCACCAGCAGCGCCGCTGCGAGCGGCAAGTCCGGTACGGCCGGGCAGTTGAGCGCGATCAAGTCCTTCGGGAAGCAGGTTCCCGGCGGCACGCTGATCTCCACCAAGCTCATCAATGTCCTGGTCACCGACAAGGGCACGGTCTACGCCGGCGCGGTCACCCCCGCCCTGCTGGAGCAGGCCGCGAAGTAG
- a CDS encoding SDR family oxidoreductase: MSLLEGRTVVVSGVGPGLGQQVAVRAAREGAHVVLGARTEENLAKVAAEVEAAHPGTGRVAWRSTDIAEDEACTALAALAVERYGRIDAVVHVAALDSYFGGLADADFASWRRVLDVNLIGTLQLTRACLPALKERGGSVVIIGTQSAIAAPSQVRQAAYAASKGALTSAMYSMARELGPDRIRVNTVLPGWMWGPAVEMYVQWTAGTEEVPEEQVRGRLAERMALPELATDGDVAEAALFFASDRARAITGQSLLVNAGEIMR; encoded by the coding sequence ATGTCGCTGCTCGAAGGTCGTACCGTCGTCGTCTCCGGGGTGGGCCCGGGCCTTGGCCAGCAGGTGGCCGTACGGGCCGCGCGGGAGGGCGCCCATGTGGTGCTCGGGGCCCGGACCGAGGAGAACCTCGCCAAGGTCGCGGCCGAGGTCGAGGCCGCGCACCCGGGCACCGGGCGGGTCGCCTGGCGGTCGACCGACATCGCCGAGGACGAGGCCTGCACCGCCCTCGCCGCGCTGGCCGTCGAGCGCTACGGCCGGATCGACGCGGTCGTCCATGTCGCCGCACTGGACAGCTACTTCGGCGGCCTCGCCGACGCCGACTTCGCCTCCTGGCGGCGGGTGCTGGACGTCAACCTGATCGGAACGCTCCAGCTCACCCGGGCCTGCCTGCCCGCCCTGAAGGAGCGCGGCGGCTCGGTCGTGATCATCGGGACGCAGTCCGCGATAGCCGCGCCCAGCCAGGTCCGGCAGGCCGCCTACGCGGCCTCCAAGGGGGCGCTGACCTCGGCGATGTACTCGATGGCGCGCGAGCTGGGCCCGGACCGGATCAGGGTCAACACGGTGCTGCCCGGCTGGATGTGGGGCCCGGCGGTGGAGATGTACGTGCAGTGGACGGCCGGGACCGAGGAGGTTCCGGAGGAGCAGGTCAGGGGCCGGCTGGCCGAGCGGATGGCGCTGCCCGAGCTCGCCACCGACGGCGATGTCGCCGAGGCCGCCCTGTTCTTCGCCTCCGACCGGGCCAGGGCGATCACCGGACAGTCGCTGCTGGTCAACGCCGGGGAGATCATGCGCTGA